Proteins found in one Phoenix dactylifera cultivar Barhee BC4 unplaced genomic scaffold, palm_55x_up_171113_PBpolish2nd_filt_p 000388F, whole genome shotgun sequence genomic segment:
- the LOC120105883 gene encoding protein CDI-like, which yields MGSEILPCSAAVADLAGEGPPSFRIFIGYDPREDAAFEVCRHSLLKRSSVPLEIHPIKQSELRAAGLFWRERGPTESTEFSFTRFLTPHLAGFQGWAMFVDCDFLYLADIKELIALIDDRYAIMCVHHEYAPKETTKMDGAVQTVYPRKNWSSMVLYNCGHPKNRAALTPEAVSTQTGAFLHRFTWLDDAEIGEIPFVWNFLVGHNNVDPNDPTTFPKAIHYTTGGPWFERYKDCEFAELWLEELEELNKENTKIAAA from the coding sequence ATGGGCTCGGAGATCCTTCCCTGCTCCGCCGCCGTCGCGGATCTCGCCGGCGAAGGGCCCCCGTCATTCAGGATCTTTATAGGGTACGACCCTCGGGAGGACGCGGCCTTCGAGGTGTGCCGCCACTCCCTCCTGAAGCGCTCCTCGGTTCCGCTCGAGATCCACCCCATCAAGCAGTCGGAGCTCCGGGCTGCCGGGCTCTTCTGGCGCGAGCGCGGCCCCACCGAGAGCACCGAGTTCTCCTTCACCCGTTTCCTCACCCCCCACCTCGCCGGATTCCAGGGGTGGGCCATGTTCGTCGACTGCGACTTCCTCTACCTCGCCGACATCAAGGAATTGATCGCCCTGATCGACGACAGGTACGCGATCATGTGCGTCCATCATGAGTACGCCCCCAAGGAGACGACCAAGATGGACGGCGCCGTCCAGACGGTGTACCCGCGCAAGAACTGGTCGTCCATGGTGCTTTACAACTGCGGCCACCCCAAGAACCGGGCGGCGCTCACCCCGGAGGCCGTCAGCACCCAAACCGGGGCCTTCCTCCACCGCTTCACGTGGCTCGACGACGCCGAGATCGGCGAGATCCCCTTCGTCTGGAACTTCCTCGTCGGCCACAACAACGTCGATCCCAACGACCCCACCACGTTCCCGAAGGCGATCCATTACACCACGGGCGGGCCGTGGTTTGAGAGGTACAAGGATTGCGAGTTCGCCGAGCTCTGGCTCGAGGAGCTGGAGGAGTTGAACAAGGAAAATACGAAAATAGCCGCTGCTTAG
- the LOC103703877 gene encoding WEB family protein At3g51220-like, with amino-acid sequence METEGSVAVAGRAEIDTSKPFQSVKEAVVLFGERVLAGEVYANRLNEIRAAASRNVHGASQLGSIMAELEETKQNLEQARQESLKMASCLTYLREELEQTKMELKQLQARESEKNVIDSEADEDLKFVENATEIEIETPMMNEGWEFQKKRYVTFANPPSLAQVINTEEQALEGQVSVEKETVPMKKKKKPLIPLIRAFFAKKRSYEEGSSPKVRGP; translated from the exons ATGGAGACCGAAGGGAGTGTTGCTGTCGCCGGGAGAGCTGAGATTGACACCAGCAAACCGTTTCAGTCCGTGAAGGAGGCCGTCGTGCTCTTCGGAGAAAGGGTCTTGGCCGGCGAGGTCTACGCCAACCGGCTTAATGAG ATTCGAGCTGCAGCAAGCAGGAATGTGCATGGAGCCTCGCAACTGGGATCTATAATGGCGGAGCTAGAAGAAACAAAGCAAAACCTCGAGCAGGCACGTCAAGAAAGCCTAAAGATGGCGAGCTGCCTCACCTACCTTAGGGAAGAGCTCGAACAGACCAAGATGGAGCTCAAGCAATTGCAAGCTAGAGAATCTGAGAAAAACGTCATAGATTCGGAGGCTGATGAGGACCTAAAGTTTGTTGAGAATGCAACAGAGATTGAAATTGAGACGCCGATGATGAACGAAGGGTGGGAGTTCCAAAAGAAGAGGTATGTTACGTTCGCCAACCCTCCATCCCTGGCCCAAGTCATAAACACAGAAGAGCAAGCGTTGGAAGGGCAGGTTTCCGTGGAGAAGGAAACAGTgccaatgaagaagaagaagaagccattgATCCCATTGATAAGAGCATTTTTCGCTAAGAAGAGGAGTTATGAAGAGGGCTCATCACCTAAAGTTCGAGGTCCATAA